One segment of Belonocnema kinseyi isolate 2016_QV_RU_SX_M_011 chromosome 7, B_treatae_v1, whole genome shotgun sequence DNA contains the following:
- the LOC117176642 gene encoding uncharacterized protein LOC117176642, translated as MHFGFERALLHELQFFDKGDVTEIVIKIHFDGLPLSKSLKDQLWTQLGKITKPQPSRVFIIRAYYGRGNQKLSSEFLKCFVEEYKNLHETGFLYKGRKGTLTLSQMIADSPARSLITCTKSHNGYSACPRCAVEGQYEYHKMIFLGTDSQLKTDETFANRTDEEHHVGDSPLEEMQVKMVSEIPLYVMHLIDIGVVPRMIGSLLSGRHSGRLSGKQMKDLSGLPLSLREWIPNEFVPNREVWMNFYDGRRQNFVFSALTLVQQLFNHSCLQNI; from the coding sequence ATGCACTTTGGCTTCGAGAGAGCGTTACTACATGAGTTGCAGTTTTTTGATAAAGGCGATGTAACggaaatagtaataaaaattcattttgacggACTACCACTTTCTAAAAGCTTAAAAGATCAATTATGGACTCAACTCGGAAAAATAACAAAACCTCAGCCTTCTAGAGTATTTATAATCAGAGCCTATTACGGCAGAGGAAACCAAAAACTATCTTCCGAATTCCTAAAATGTTTCGTAGAGGAATATAAGAATCTGCATGAGACAGGATTCCTTTATAAAGGACGCAAAGGTACTCTAACCTTGTCGCAAATGATAGCAGATAGCCCTGCTAGGAGCTTGATCACTTGTACAAAGTCACATAACGGATATTCCGCATGTCCCAGATGTGCTGTTGAGGGCCAATACGAATACCACAAAATGATCTTCTTGGGAACAGATAGTCAGTTGAAGACCGACGAAACTTTCGCGAATCGCACTGATGAAGAACATCATGTAGGTGATTCACCTTTGGAAGAAATGCAAGTGAAAATGGTATCAGAAATCCCACTATACGTGATGCATTTGATTGATATAGGGGTGGTACCAAGAATGATAGGATCGTTATTGTCTGGTCGTCATTCAGGTAGACTCAGTGGCAAACAAATGAAAGACTTGTCCGGGCTTCCGCTATCATTGAGGGAGTGGATACCTAACGAATTCGTTCCAAACCGCGAGGTTTGGATGAACTTCTACGATGGAAGGCGACAGAACTTCGTGTTTTCGGCCTTAACCCTTGTACAGCAGCTCTTCAACCATTCTTGCCTCCAGAATATTTGA